One stretch of Pseudovibrio brasiliensis DNA includes these proteins:
- a CDS encoding MFS transporter, producing the protein MSDTILKARWGQISLLFSANFLSLLGNGLSAIAIPWFVYDLTGNAVITATVAIAGQLPNIIVGLFSGPLIDRYSARTVSIFCDAVNAVAVLLIPLLYTVEMLDVALLGFLVFLSQVIDVPGQTSKAVMIPALIDKEGLPRERVNGLNSLLETGADLLTPSLAGILIAAFGATTVLLLDSLSFLMALMIVSMGIKASHVSAPPQSEPQPTKEAWKWMFTTPSILKLGIYDLIINTVAVSLLSLVLPVLANANDKQAIWLGIWLTCFACGTTLTTIAYTVLGHRISSLRLLQLTPIGQAIGLALLLWVFADIANMSLTPTTGIVAALGMFLYGLNLGVGSVVDATVLQKLVPEAKRGTVFSTFSSLRYTGVPLGLLLSGILLEQNNPTMLFGTFIGLLLVNAVIWLWGRLRV; encoded by the coding sequence TTGTCAGACACCATTTTAAAAGCCAGATGGGGGCAGATCAGCCTACTGTTTTCTGCAAATTTTCTGTCGCTTCTTGGCAATGGCTTGTCTGCAATTGCTATCCCGTGGTTCGTGTATGATTTGACGGGCAATGCTGTCATCACCGCAACAGTCGCCATTGCAGGGCAACTGCCCAACATAATCGTTGGCCTCTTCAGCGGGCCGTTGATTGACCGCTATTCTGCCAGAACCGTGAGCATCTTTTGTGATGCTGTAAACGCTGTCGCCGTTCTTCTTATCCCGCTGCTTTATACCGTCGAGATGTTGGACGTGGCGCTGCTTGGCTTCCTCGTCTTTCTGTCTCAAGTGATTGACGTTCCGGGGCAAACCTCCAAAGCTGTCATGATCCCGGCTTTGATTGACAAAGAAGGTTTGCCGCGCGAACGGGTCAACGGGCTCAATTCACTGCTGGAGACCGGCGCTGACCTTCTGACACCATCTCTGGCGGGTATCCTTATCGCTGCTTTTGGTGCAACCACAGTGTTGCTTCTGGACTCTCTCAGCTTTCTGATGGCCCTGATGATCGTCTCTATGGGTATCAAAGCCAGCCATGTCAGCGCTCCGCCCCAATCAGAGCCGCAGCCAACAAAGGAAGCGTGGAAGTGGATGTTCACCACGCCCAGCATTTTGAAACTGGGCATCTATGATCTGATCATCAACACCGTCGCCGTTTCCTTGTTGTCACTCGTCCTGCCAGTACTGGCAAACGCGAACGATAAACAAGCCATCTGGCTGGGCATCTGGCTCACCTGTTTTGCCTGCGGAACCACACTCACAACCATCGCCTACACAGTTCTGGGCCACCGCATCTCATCCCTCCGCCTGCTGCAACTCACACCAATCGGCCAGGCCATTGGCCTTGCCCTCCTGCTTTGGGTGTTTGCGGACATTGCCAACATGAGCCTCACCCCAACGACTGGCATCGTCGCCGCACTGGGAATGTTCCTCTACGGCCTGAACCTCGGCGTTGGAAGCGTGGTTGACGCAACCGTGCTCCAGAAACTCGTCCCTGAAGCCAAACGCGGTACGGTCTTCTCCACCTTCTCCTCCCTCCGCTACACCGGCGTCCCCCTAGGCCTCCTCCTCAGCGGCATCCTGCTAGAACAGAACAACCCAACAATGCTGTTCGGCACGTTCATAGGCCTGCTGCTGGTGAATGCGGTGATTTGGCTGTGGGGCAGATTGCGAGTGTAA